Proteins co-encoded in one Actinomadura luteofluorescens genomic window:
- a CDS encoding serine/threonine-protein kinase, with amino-acid sequence MDGRLLAGRYRLESVVGRGGMGTVWRATDETLDREVAVKEVVLPAGLSDEERENRHRRTLREARASARLNHPGVVTVHDVVDEDGRPWIVMELVRARSLQEVVEEDGPLPPGRVATIGAQIAGALRAAHAIGVLHRDVKPANVLVTGDDRAVLTDFGIAQVAGDATLTGTGLIMGSPAYMSPERVNGDPAIPASDLWALGATLYAASEGRAPHHRSDAMAVLAAVMTQDVPPPKNAGPLAPVLTGLLERDPVRRMTGDRAEAALRAVASGHAADAAAAQIAANEAAAAAAGATWTATLPSGGSASAAQSSAYTQASVQVPVPPESTEHYPPGMGTQWTQGHTPASSRKKSPVLPVLAGVVVAVAVLAVAGFALWPEGSSGGGPKTSQPPQAAGHTTPTGQTKPTTPSDDPAPRPSSSEPQIPAGLVPARGPGYTIAVPRGWRRSVQGNSVVWTDPASSAYVQVDRTVWTGDPYEHWVTWEREAIADGKLKDFQRIGQITRTTVAGHPAADIEFTWSRSGGTRAKDRGVMVNGQPYAVVVAVPTSHWIENMTLVNNVLDTFQPSGVG; translated from the coding sequence ATGGACGGGCGGCTGCTGGCCGGTCGGTACCGGCTCGAATCGGTCGTCGGGCGCGGGGGCATGGGCACCGTGTGGCGCGCCACCGACGAGACCCTCGACCGCGAGGTCGCGGTCAAGGAGGTCGTGCTGCCCGCCGGCCTGAGCGACGAGGAGCGCGAGAACCGGCACCGCCGGACGCTGCGCGAGGCCCGCGCCTCGGCCAGGCTGAACCATCCGGGCGTCGTGACCGTACACGACGTCGTGGACGAGGACGGCCGGCCGTGGATCGTCATGGAGCTGGTGCGCGCCCGCTCCCTGCAGGAGGTCGTGGAGGAGGACGGCCCGCTGCCGCCCGGCCGGGTCGCGACCATCGGCGCGCAGATCGCGGGCGCGCTGCGGGCGGCGCACGCGATCGGCGTCCTGCACCGCGACGTCAAGCCGGCGAACGTGCTGGTCACCGGCGACGACCGGGCCGTGCTCACCGACTTCGGCATCGCGCAGGTGGCGGGCGACGCCACCCTCACCGGCACCGGGCTGATCATGGGGTCGCCCGCGTACATGTCGCCGGAGCGGGTGAACGGCGACCCGGCGATCCCCGCGTCCGACCTGTGGGCGCTCGGCGCCACCCTGTACGCGGCGTCGGAGGGCAGGGCGCCGCACCACCGCAGCGACGCGATGGCGGTCCTCGCCGCCGTGATGACGCAGGACGTCCCGCCGCCGAAGAACGCGGGTCCGCTGGCGCCCGTCCTCACCGGGCTGCTGGAGCGCGACCCGGTGCGGCGGATGACCGGGGACCGGGCCGAGGCGGCGCTCAGGGCGGTCGCCTCCGGGCACGCCGCGGACGCGGCCGCAGCGCAGATCGCCGCGAACGAGGCCGCGGCCGCGGCCGCCGGGGCCACCTGGACCGCGACGCTCCCGTCCGGCGGGTCGGCCTCCGCGGCGCAGTCGTCCGCGTACACGCAGGCCTCCGTCCAGGTGCCCGTCCCGCCCGAGTCGACGGAGCACTACCCGCCCGGAATGGGCACGCAGTGGACGCAGGGGCACACGCCGGCGTCTTCGCGGAAGAAGTCCCCGGTCCTGCCGGTCCTCGCCGGCGTCGTCGTGGCGGTGGCGGTCCTGGCGGTCGCCGGGTTCGCCCTCTGGCCGGAGGGCTCCTCGGGCGGCGGTCCGAAGACGTCGCAGCCGCCGCAGGCCGCCGGGCACACGACACCGACGGGGCAGACGAAGCCGACGACGCCGTCGGACGACCCCGCGCCCCGGCCGAGTTCGAGCGAGCCGCAGATCCCCGCGGGGCTCGTCCCCGCGCGCGGGCCCGGCTACACGATCGCGGTCCCGCGCGGATGGCGGCGCTCGGTGCAGGGCAACAGCGTCGTCTGGACCGACCCCGCGTCCAGCGCCTACGTGCAGGTCGACCGGACGGTGTGGACCGGCGACCCCTACGAGCACTGGGTCACCTGGGAGCGGGAGGCGATCGCCGACGGCAAGCTCAAGGACTTCCAGCGCATCGGACAGATCACCCGCACGACCGTCGCCGGGCACCCCGCGGCCGACATCGAGTTCACCTGGTCCCGCTCGGGCGGCACGCGCGCGAAGGACCGTGGCGTGATGGTGAACGGTCAGCCCTACGCCGTCGTGGTGGCGGTACCCACCTCCCACTGGATCGAGAACATGACACTCGTGAACAATGTGCTCGACACGTTCCAGCCCTCCGGGGTGGGATGA
- a CDS encoding serine/threonine-protein kinase, whose translation MAQARLLGNRYRLDSVVGRGGMGTVWRAVDIMLDREVAVKEVVLPPGLSEAERAVLYERTFREARASARLNHSGVVTVHDVVEESDRPWIVMELVLAPSLQDIIERGTLEHRRVADIGLQMLGALQHAHQKGILHRDVKPSNVLVTDAGRAVLTDFGIAQMEGDSTLTQTGLVMGSPAYIAPERVQGERAVPASDLWALGATLYAAVEGRSPYERSDAMSSLQAALTEPVPPARNAGPLGRVLEGLLAREPVGRMTAVQALPLLTQVAAMPQPSPPRPPAPLLPNETLADEPSVRYLPETASRTVLDPEDLDPVTRRDVGTGARSDPGARDEPEPVTRRDPGRFQDRGASHRPPPSLTPAPAPSPPRPDPEPRTMLESEWVPPPPSQHPSVQPVQPVQPVQHPSVRQPHPSLPPQTPPPWEQPQQYANWQQPPPPPVHDRPAGGRERRRTVLFVTVAVVLVVAAVLLGAFILRGKVGSGALGGAPGQPAARPLICAPAAVTEGCSETTSVITM comes from the coding sequence ATGGCACAGGCACGTCTGCTCGGTAACCGCTACCGGCTCGACTCAGTGGTCGGCCGAGGCGGCATGGGCACCGTGTGGCGGGCCGTCGACATCATGCTGGACCGCGAGGTCGCGGTGAAGGAGGTCGTGCTTCCGCCCGGGCTGAGCGAGGCCGAGCGCGCCGTCCTGTACGAGCGGACGTTCCGCGAGGCCCGCGCGTCGGCGCGGCTGAACCACTCCGGGGTGGTGACGGTCCACGACGTCGTCGAGGAGTCGGACCGGCCCTGGATCGTGATGGAGCTGGTCCTCGCCCCGTCGCTGCAGGACATCATCGAGCGCGGCACGCTGGAGCACCGCCGCGTCGCCGACATCGGGCTGCAGATGCTCGGCGCGCTCCAGCACGCCCACCAGAAGGGCATCCTGCACCGCGACGTCAAGCCGAGCAACGTGCTGGTCACCGACGCGGGGCGGGCCGTGCTCACCGACTTCGGCATCGCGCAGATGGAGGGCGACTCGACCCTCACCCAGACGGGCCTGGTGATGGGGTCGCCCGCCTACATCGCGCCGGAGCGGGTCCAGGGCGAGCGCGCCGTCCCCGCCTCCGACCTCTGGGCGCTCGGCGCGACGCTGTACGCGGCCGTGGAGGGCCGTTCCCCCTACGAGCGGTCCGACGCGATGTCGTCGCTGCAGGCCGCGCTGACCGAGCCCGTGCCGCCCGCGCGGAACGCGGGGCCGCTCGGCCGGGTGCTGGAGGGGCTGCTCGCGCGCGAGCCGGTCGGCCGGATGACGGCGGTGCAGGCGCTGCCGCTGCTCACGCAGGTCGCGGCGATGCCGCAGCCGTCCCCGCCGCGGCCTCCCGCGCCGCTGCTCCCGAACGAGACGCTGGCGGACGAGCCGTCCGTCCGCTACCTGCCCGAGACCGCTTCGAGGACCGTCCTCGACCCCGAGGACCTCGACCCGGTCACGCGCCGCGACGTGGGGACGGGCGCCCGCAGCGACCCCGGCGCCCGAGACGAGCCCGAACCGGTGACCCGCCGCGACCCGGGACGGTTCCAGGACCGCGGCGCCTCGCACCGCCCTCCGCCGAGTCTCACGCCGGCCCCCGCGCCGTCCCCTCCCCGGCCTGATCCGGAGCCGCGCACGATGCTGGAGAGCGAGTGGGTGCCGCCGCCCCCGTCCCAGCACCCGTCCGTGCAGCCCGTACAGCCGGTGCAGCCCGTGCAGCACCCGTCCGTGCGGCAGCCGCATCCGAGCCTTCCGCCGCAGACGCCTCCGCCCTGGGAGCAGCCGCAGCAGTACGCGAACTGGCAGCAGCCTCCGCCGCCGCCCGTCCACGACCGGCCCGCCGGTGGCCGGGAGCGCCGCAGGACGGTGCTGTTCGTCACGGTCGCGGTCGTCCTCGTCGTGGCGGCGGTGCTGCTGGGCGCGTTCATCCTGCGCGGCAAGGTGGGGAGCGGCGCGCTGGGCGGCGCGCCCGGTCAGCCGGCGGCGAGGCCGCTGATCTGCGCCCCGGCGGCGGTGACGGAGGGCTGCTCGGAGACCACGTCCGTCATCACCATGTAG
- a CDS encoding DUF6114 domain-containing protein produces the protein MTFTDPSASRAPHGFRRWRRTRPFWGGVFAVLGGVELVAIPLAPMPLVVHQGLAGVASWLIGALLVTAGALMWLQPAQRSFYGILAVLLSLASFLTSNFGGFLVGMLLGLLGGALGFAWSPAPDGPRPDAAPRDGRGAHAAPRGGRLTALAIPALLGFHLLAPTPSPSPSAASTPAPPATPSAQPGTAAAAAPTATPSATPTPSATPSATPTPSATPSATPSPSVTPTPTATPTPTATPTPAKDAGTGPRVYTDAGTLRADSLTMSGLSYDGVASLPSAGGTVKALKFSMSKAVLKNVDQTAAHGGATARTRTDGLTLTGDVVMYTTKMSAKLLGIPVTFTPAAPPGLTLPYMVMTDVVSEQPSVTAAGAQISGLAAG, from the coding sequence ATGACCTTCACCGACCCATCCGCCTCCCGCGCGCCGCACGGGTTCCGCCGCTGGCGGCGGACACGCCCCTTCTGGGGAGGCGTGTTCGCCGTCCTCGGCGGCGTCGAACTGGTCGCGATCCCGCTGGCCCCGATGCCGCTCGTCGTCCACCAGGGCCTGGCCGGGGTGGCGAGCTGGCTCATCGGCGCGCTGCTCGTCACCGCGGGCGCGCTGATGTGGCTGCAACCCGCCCAACGCAGCTTCTACGGCATCCTCGCGGTCCTGCTGTCGCTGGCGTCGTTCCTCACGTCCAACTTCGGCGGGTTCCTCGTCGGGATGCTCCTGGGCCTGCTCGGCGGAGCGCTCGGCTTCGCCTGGTCGCCCGCACCCGACGGGCCCCGGCCGGACGCGGCGCCGCGGGACGGCCGCGGGGCGCACGCGGCGCCGCGCGGCGGGCGGCTCACGGCCCTGGCGATCCCCGCCCTCCTGGGGTTCCACCTGCTCGCCCCCACGCCCTCCCCGTCGCCGTCCGCCGCCTCGACGCCCGCGCCCCCGGCGACGCCGTCCGCGCAGCCCGGCACCGCCGCGGCGGCGGCACCCACCGCCACGCCCTCCGCCACGCCCACGCCCTCCGCCACGCCCTCCGCCACGCCCACACCCTCCGCCACGCCCTCCGCTACGCCCTCACCCAGCGTCACGCCCACGCCGACCGCGACGCCCACCCCGACGGCGACGCCCACCCCGGCCAAGGACGCGGGCACCGGGCCGCGCGTCTACACCGACGCCGGGACGCTGCGCGCCGACTCGCTGACGATGTCGGGGCTCAGCTACGACGGCGTCGCGTCCCTACCCTCGGCGGGCGGGACGGTGAAGGCGCTGAAGTTCAGCATGTCCAAGGCCGTCCTGAAGAACGTCGACCAGACGGCCGCGCACGGCGGCGCCACCGCGCGAACCCGGACCGACGGTCTCACGCTCACCGGCGACGTCGTCATGTACACGACGAAGATGTCGGCCAAGCTGCTGGGCATCCCGGTGACCTTCACCCCGGCGGCGCCGCCGGGGCTGACCCTGCCCTACATGGTGATGACGGACGTGGTCTCCGAGCAGCCCTCCGTCACCGCCGCCGGGGCGCAGATCAGCGGCCTCGCCGCCGGCTGA
- a CDS encoding DUF6230 family protein, producing the protein MSPSSDAALGRVRWKRFAAIAAPAAIGAGALVFMTAQGAIASSFAVSGGSFKVSADSLSGQGFVQYGGVDASKDGAKHPVQVSAIRSAQIRDMCQSVKVGPFTLRLTAGTGAKPVEASDLVLDVEQLNADATFSNIEIGRDASTLDKGPGGAQGPAGMFGQQASSIELRNVKQVAWATTAGTFKLNDLSMKLGAECF; encoded by the coding sequence ATGTCCCCCTCGTCCGACGCCGCGCTCGGCCGCGTCCGCTGGAAGCGGTTCGCCGCGATCGCCGCCCCCGCCGCGATCGGCGCGGGCGCCCTGGTCTTCATGACCGCGCAGGGCGCGATCGCCTCCTCCTTCGCCGTCTCCGGCGGCAGCTTCAAGGTCAGCGCCGACTCGCTGAGCGGGCAGGGCTTCGTCCAGTACGGCGGGGTCGACGCGAGCAAGGACGGCGCCAAGCACCCCGTGCAGGTCTCCGCCATCAGGTCCGCGCAGATCCGCGACATGTGCCAGTCGGTGAAGGTCGGCCCCTTCACCCTGCGGCTCACCGCGGGCACCGGCGCCAAGCCCGTCGAGGCGAGCGACCTCGTCCTGGACGTGGAGCAGCTCAACGCCGACGCCACGTTCTCCAACATCGAGATCGGCCGGGACGCGAGCACGCTGGACAAGGGCCCCGGCGGCGCGCAGGGCCCGGCGGGCATGTTCGGGCAGCAGGCGTCCTCGATCGAGCTCCGCAACGTCAAGCAGGTCGCGTGGGCGACCACCGCCGGCACCTTCAAGCTGAACGACCTCAGCATGAAGCTCGGCGCCGAGTGCTTCTGA
- a CDS encoding response regulator, with amino-acid sequence MPHDARILAVDDREENLTALAAVLDALPVEVVPVTSGQAALKELLNDDFALILLDVVMPDMDGFETAEHIKARPRTRDVPIIFLTAGGNTGEQAFRGYAAGAVDYLTKPFDPWLLRAKVSVFVELHRRNQQLQQQARLLRQTREEGEGGAAPAGCDRLLAALDQRVARIEADVARLRAGEPADELDAHVADLRTALDTLAAGG; translated from the coding sequence GTGCCGCACGACGCGAGGATTCTGGCCGTCGACGACCGCGAGGAGAACCTCACCGCCCTCGCGGCCGTGCTCGACGCGCTGCCGGTCGAGGTCGTGCCGGTCACCTCCGGCCAGGCCGCCCTGAAGGAGCTGCTGAACGACGACTTCGCGCTGATCCTGCTCGATGTCGTGATGCCGGACATGGACGGGTTCGAGACGGCCGAGCACATCAAGGCCCGGCCGCGCACCCGGGACGTCCCGATCATCTTCCTCACCGCGGGCGGCAACACCGGCGAGCAGGCGTTCCGGGGCTACGCCGCGGGCGCGGTCGACTACCTCACCAAGCCGTTCGACCCGTGGCTGCTGCGCGCGAAGGTGTCGGTGTTCGTGGAGCTGCACCGGCGCAACCAGCAACTCCAGCAGCAGGCCCGGCTGCTGCGCCAGACGCGGGAGGAGGGCGAGGGCGGCGCCGCCCCGGCGGGATGCGACCGGCTGCTGGCGGCCCTCGACCAGCGGGTCGCGCGCATCGAGGCCGACGTCGCCCGGCTGCGGGCCGGTGAGCCCGCCGACGAGCTGGACGCCCATGTCGCCGATCTGAGGACGGCGCTCGACACCCTGGCCGCGGGCGGCTGA
- a CDS encoding response regulator: protein MIKVVLADDQVLVRAGFRALLDAQPGIEVAGEAGDGEEAVAQARRLRPDVILMDIRMPGLDGLEATRRIASDERLDGVRIVILTTFELDEYVFEALRGGASGFLVKDTEPVELIHAVRAVADGDALLSPGVTRRLIAEFAARAKEPAPSPRLNALTDREREVMALVGEGLSNEEIAARLVVSPATAKTHVSRTMVKLGARDRAQLVVFAYESGLVKPGWLP, encoded by the coding sequence ATGATCAAGGTGGTGCTGGCCGACGACCAGGTGCTGGTGCGGGCCGGGTTCCGGGCGCTGCTGGACGCGCAGCCGGGCATCGAGGTCGCCGGGGAGGCGGGCGACGGCGAGGAGGCGGTGGCGCAGGCCCGCCGGCTGCGCCCCGACGTCATCCTGATGGACATCCGCATGCCCGGCCTGGACGGCCTGGAGGCGACCCGGCGGATCGCCTCCGACGAGCGGCTGGACGGCGTGCGCATCGTGATCCTCACCACGTTCGAGCTCGACGAGTACGTGTTCGAGGCGCTGCGCGGCGGGGCGAGCGGGTTCCTGGTCAAGGACACCGAGCCGGTGGAGCTGATCCACGCCGTCCGCGCCGTCGCGGACGGGGACGCGCTGCTCTCGCCCGGCGTCACCCGGCGGCTGATCGCCGAGTTCGCCGCGCGGGCGAAGGAGCCCGCGCCCTCGCCGCGGCTGAACGCGCTCACCGACCGGGAGCGGGAGGTCATGGCGCTGGTCGGCGAGGGACTGTCGAACGAGGAGATCGCGGCCCGGCTCGTGGTGAGCCCCGCCACGGCGAAAACGCACGTCAGCCGCACGATGGTGAAGCTCGGGGCGCGGGACCGGGCGCAGCTCGTGGTGTTCGCCTACGAGTCGGGGCTGGTCAAACCGGGCTGGCTGCCCTAG
- a CDS encoding sensor histidine kinase yields MSSSPPRWPRPAAWPVWIVPLLVAVIQVGGSLGAQSDRSSGGRPGGPPWEHGSDSLGHTDLDGLGFALLLAGPVLLLFRRRYPVFTVCSTAAVTALYFLRAYTYGPAPLALVVAMMAAVFAGHRLLVWAGTGLGLAAFFGLTALIGVPAAERGQGGPFPVEEPTLGGSAFVVGWALVVLVTAELIRMRAQRAAESARTRAEEERRQASEERLRMARELHDVLAHNISMINVQAGVALHLLDENPEQARTALAAIKDASKEALTEMRGVIGALRAQGETAPRAPTAGLDGLEDLLARARSAGLEVETEITGERRPLPAGADLAAFRIVQESLTNVTRHAGPGPVTARVRIAYGEHEIVVEVEDDGRGASPLDDRPGGSGIRGMRERAAALGGAFDAGPRPGGGFAVRARLPLDAGTAGPQEGAR; encoded by the coding sequence ATGAGCTCTTCGCCGCCGCGTTGGCCGCGGCCCGCCGCGTGGCCGGTGTGGATCGTCCCGCTGCTGGTCGCGGTCATCCAGGTGGGCGGCTCGCTGGGGGCGCAGAGCGACCGGTCGTCGGGAGGGCGGCCCGGAGGCCCGCCCTGGGAGCACGGGAGCGACTCGCTCGGGCACACGGACCTGGACGGGCTCGGCTTCGCGCTGCTCCTCGCCGGGCCCGTCCTGCTTCTGTTCCGGCGCCGGTACCCGGTGTTCACGGTGTGCTCCACCGCGGCGGTGACCGCCCTGTACTTCCTGCGCGCCTACACCTACGGCCCGGCGCCGCTGGCGCTGGTCGTCGCGATGATGGCCGCCGTCTTCGCCGGGCACCGGCTGCTGGTCTGGGCGGGGACGGGCCTCGGCCTCGCCGCGTTCTTCGGGCTCACCGCGCTGATCGGCGTCCCGGCCGCCGAGCGCGGCCAGGGCGGCCCGTTCCCGGTGGAGGAGCCGACGCTCGGCGGGTCGGCCTTCGTGGTCGGCTGGGCGCTGGTGGTGCTGGTCACCGCGGAGCTGATCCGGATGCGCGCGCAGCGCGCCGCCGAGAGCGCCCGCACGCGCGCCGAGGAGGAGCGCCGCCAGGCCAGCGAGGAGCGGCTGCGGATGGCCCGCGAACTGCACGACGTCCTCGCGCACAACATCTCGATGATCAACGTGCAGGCGGGCGTGGCGCTGCACCTGCTGGACGAGAACCCCGAGCAGGCCAGGACGGCGCTCGCCGCCATCAAGGACGCCAGCAAGGAGGCGCTCACCGAGATGCGCGGGGTGATCGGCGCGCTGCGGGCGCAGGGCGAGACCGCGCCCCGCGCCCCGACCGCCGGGCTGGACGGGCTGGAGGACCTGCTCGCGCGGGCGCGGTCCGCGGGGCTGGAGGTCGAGACCGAGATCACCGGGGAGCGGCGGCCGCTGCCCGCCGGGGCCGACCTGGCCGCGTTCCGGATCGTGCAGGAGTCGCTGACCAACGTGACCCGCCATGCCGGGCCCGGCCCGGTGACGGCGCGGGTCCGCATCGCCTACGGTGAGCACGAGATCGTGGTGGAGGTCGAGGACGACGGCCGGGGCGCGTCCCCGCTGGACGACCGGCCGGGCGGCAGCGGTATCCGCGGCATGCGCGAGCGGGCCGCGGCGCTCGGCGGCGCGTTCGACGCCGGGCCCCGGCCGGGCGGCGGGTTCGCCGTGCGGGCGCGGCTGCCGCTGGACGCCGGGACGGCCGGGCCGCAGGAGGGTGCGCGATGA
- a CDS encoding alpha/beta hydrolase, giving the protein MEPVSAALIGPVCLLALGFAVATVVLWRRLAVTGFRAVLARSGLLVAAQAALTASVVLLANRYFVFYATWSDLLGNDPAHLQVQHVQPQRAAGRLVERTETGLVPGRAGHKPDPAKDGRVDRLAIHGARSGMDAEAYVYLPPRYFQRAERLPVVVLMGDGAPTDLLRDADLPRAAGRTQPMVYAMVRLHGPADCMDVPGRHATLGETYLTQDLPEALASQYRVTEAREGWAVAGTGDGGWCAARLAMLRSDRFAAAASLGGGFGAPDGDLYGGSERYRLGNDLLWRLQNVPPPPVAVLVAAGKGDEQARRFAALARPPMRVEASLVDGSPAAASEITPALAWLGARLRIPPAE; this is encoded by the coding sequence ATGGAACCAGTGAGCGCCGCCCTCATCGGCCCGGTGTGCCTGCTGGCGCTGGGCTTCGCGGTCGCGACCGTCGTCCTGTGGCGGCGGCTCGCGGTAACGGGCTTCCGGGCCGTGCTGGCGCGCTCCGGGCTCCTGGTGGCCGCGCAGGCCGCGCTCACCGCGTCGGTCGTGCTGCTGGCCAACCGGTACTTCGTGTTCTACGCGACGTGGAGCGACCTGCTCGGCAATGATCCCGCGCACCTCCAGGTCCAGCACGTCCAGCCGCAGCGCGCGGCGGGACGGCTCGTGGAGCGCACCGAGACCGGGCTCGTCCCTGGACGGGCGGGCCACAAGCCGGACCCCGCCAAGGACGGACGGGTCGACCGCCTGGCGATCCACGGCGCACGCAGCGGCATGGACGCCGAGGCGTACGTCTACCTCCCGCCGCGCTACTTCCAGCGGGCCGAGCGGCTGCCCGTGGTCGTCCTCATGGGCGACGGCGCTCCCACGGACTTGCTGCGGGACGCCGACCTGCCCAGAGCCGCCGGGAGAACGCAGCCGATGGTGTACGCGATGGTGCGGCTCCACGGCCCCGCCGACTGCATGGACGTTCCGGGACGGCACGCCACCCTCGGCGAGACCTACCTCACGCAGGACCTTCCGGAGGCCCTGGCCTCGCAGTACCGGGTGACGGAGGCCCGCGAGGGGTGGGCCGTGGCGGGGACGGGCGACGGCGGGTGGTGCGCGGCGCGGCTCGCGATGCTGCGCTCCGACCGGTTCGCCGCCGCCGCGAGCCTCGGCGGCGGGTTCGGTGCGCCGGACGGCGACCTCTACGGCGGCAGCGAACGCTACCGCCTCGGCAACGACCTGCTGTGGCGGCTCCAGAACGTCCCGCCGCCCCCGGTGGCGGTGCTGGTCGCGGCAGGGAAGGGCGACGAGCAGGCCCGGCGGTTCGCCGCGCTGGCGCGCCCGCCGATGCGCGTCGAGGCGTCCCTGGTGGACGGCTCCCCCGCGGCCGCATCAGAGATAACGCCCGCCCTGGCGTGGCTGGGGGCCCGGCTCCGGATACCTCCCGCGGAGTAG
- a CDS encoding alpha/beta hydrolase, with product MGLTSAGTLSLLFLLAFGCMAATVRAWPRAAAPGPRAVGARALMLLGCQLSVLLALVTALNAHYLFYGSWTDLLSAAGGGAQAHRPAGGNAAAATRVVRTVQAGLDPGPRAEHVPAKDGQVERLDIRGVRTGLSSQAYVYLPPQYFQRAHAARRFPVVILLAGYPAADRLVWIHQGHVPEDAARAQARGRIQPMIYVMMRPTVVRGWDTECADVPGGPQVETFFAQDVPEAVAETYRVPRGRDGWALAGYSTGGFCAAKLAMLHSDRFSAAVSMAGHFDALMDPTTRDLYGGSRAVRMGDDLVWRLRHLPAPPVSILVASADTGEKTFPSAQRFMRAARPPLVVDKVLLRSGGHNFKTFRKYIPPSIRWLSARLRGE from the coding sequence GTGGGACTCACGAGCGCGGGGACGCTGAGCCTGCTCTTCCTGCTGGCCTTCGGCTGCATGGCCGCGACCGTGCGCGCCTGGCCGCGTGCCGCGGCGCCCGGACCGCGCGCCGTGGGAGCCCGCGCGCTGATGCTGCTGGGCTGCCAGTTATCCGTCCTGCTCGCGCTGGTCACGGCCCTGAACGCGCACTACCTGTTCTACGGGTCGTGGACGGACCTGCTGAGCGCCGCCGGCGGAGGCGCCCAGGCGCACCGGCCGGCCGGAGGGAACGCGGCCGCCGCGACGAGGGTCGTGCGGACGGTGCAGGCGGGCCTGGACCCCGGACCGCGCGCCGAGCACGTCCCGGCGAAGGACGGCCAGGTCGAGCGCCTCGACATCCGCGGCGTCCGGACGGGCCTGTCGTCGCAGGCGTACGTGTACCTGCCGCCGCAGTACTTCCAGCGCGCCCACGCCGCCCGCCGCTTCCCGGTGGTGATCCTGCTGGCCGGGTACCCGGCGGCCGACCGGCTCGTGTGGATCCACCAGGGGCACGTCCCCGAGGACGCGGCGCGGGCGCAGGCGCGGGGGCGGATCCAGCCGATGATCTACGTGATGATGCGGCCGACCGTGGTGCGGGGCTGGGACACCGAGTGCGCCGACGTGCCCGGCGGGCCCCAGGTCGAGACGTTCTTCGCCCAGGACGTCCCCGAGGCGGTCGCCGAGACCTACCGGGTGCCGCGTGGCCGGGACGGATGGGCGCTCGCCGGGTACTCCACCGGCGGGTTCTGCGCCGCGAAGCTGGCGATGCTCCACTCCGACCGGTTCTCCGCCGCCGTCAGCATGGCCGGGCACTTCGACGCGCTGATGGATCCGACGACCCGCGACCTGTACGGCGGGAGCCGGGCCGTGCGGATGGGCGACGACCTGGTCTGGCGGCTGCGGCACCTTCCCGCGCCGCCGGTGTCGATCCTGGTGGCGTCGGCGGACACGGGCGAGAAGACGTTCCCGTCGGCGCAGCGGTTCATGAGAGCGGCGCGCCCTCCGCTGGTCGTGGACAAGGTGCTGCTGCGCAGCGGCGGCCACAACTTCAAGACGTTCCGCAAGTACATCCCGCCGTCCATCCGGTGGCTGAGCGCGCGGCTGCGGGGCGAGTGA
- a CDS encoding cytochrome P450 translates to MPQRRGTPPISDTGVLDCPDAYARGVPHDRLERLRTRTPVVWLDGRTAGRPGAWAVLRHHDVRYALAHPELFSPQVDGVVHGPLSADEPPGEAALIDMDPPVEAMLARIPPREKVDFVRDVARDLPETLRNTLAGGLHALLRHPAEYARLREGRWDERLLDSAVEEMLRWWTPVLNVRRTVQRDTVVADVPLLAGEEVMLWLVSANHDDGVFTEPGRFVPDRFLGDAPPHLCFGFGHRACLGARLARVHLRALLAALLQRPGLPRPAGEPVMLRSSARHGFAHLPVRWTR, encoded by the coding sequence ATGCCTCAACGGCGAGGCACGCCGCCCATCTCCGACACGGGGGTTCTCGACTGCCCGGACGCCTACGCGCGCGGGGTCCCCCACGACAGGCTCGAACGGCTCCGGACGCGGACGCCGGTGGTGTGGCTGGACGGGCGCACGGCGGGACGGCCGGGCGCCTGGGCCGTGCTGCGCCACCACGACGTCCGGTACGCGCTCGCGCATCCCGAGCTGTTCTCCCCGCAGGTGGACGGCGTCGTGCACGGGCCGCTGAGCGCGGACGAGCCGCCGGGCGAGGCCGCGCTGATCGACATGGACCCCCCGGTGGAGGCGATGCTCGCGCGGATCCCGCCGCGGGAGAAGGTCGACTTCGTCCGCGACGTCGCCCGCGACCTCCCCGAGACGCTGCGCAACACCCTCGCCGGCGGCCTGCACGCGCTGCTGCGCCACCCCGCCGAATACGCCCGGCTCCGCGAGGGGCGGTGGGACGAGCGGCTCCTCGACAGCGCGGTCGAGGAGATGCTGCGCTGGTGGACGCCGGTCCTGAACGTCCGGCGCACGGTGCAGCGCGACACGGTCGTGGCCGACGTGCCGCTGCTCGCGGGCGAGGAGGTCATGCTGTGGCTGGTCTCCGCGAACCACGATGACGGGGTGTTCACCGAGCCGGGGCGCTTCGTCCCCGACCGGTTCCTGGGGGACGCCCCGCCCCATCTGTGCTTCGGGTTCGGCCACCGCGCCTGCCTGGGCGCGCGGCTCGCGCGGGTGCACCTGCGCGCGCTGCTCGCCGCGCTGCTCCAGCGGCCCGGCCTGCCGCGTCCGGCGGGCGAGCCGGTGATGCTGCGGTCGAGCGCCCGGCACGGGTTCGCGCACCTTCCCGTCCGCTGGACGCGCTGA